The following are encoded together in the Sphingomicrobium clamense genome:
- a CDS encoding DMT family transporter: MAWFWLILGGLFEVGFTTSLRFVDGFRNLPWTLAFLVSVAISMALLEYAARTIPMGTAYAVWGGIGAIGTVIVGIAFFDEPGTTVRLLLILGIVACIAGLKLTA; encoded by the coding sequence ATGGCATGGTTCTGGCTCATTCTCGGTGGCCTGTTCGAGGTCGGATTCACCACTTCGCTGCGCTTCGTCGACGGATTTCGCAACCTGCCCTGGACGCTCGCCTTCCTCGTCTCGGTCGCGATCAGCATGGCGCTACTCGAATATGCCGCGCGCACCATCCCGATGGGTACCGCTTATGCGGTGTGGGGCGGGATTGGCGCCATCGGCACGGTGATCGTCGGCATCGCCTTCTTCGACGAGCCGGGGACGACAGTGCGCTTGCTCCTCATCCTCGGCATCGTCGCCTGCATCGCAGGGCTGAAGCTGACCGCCTAG
- a CDS encoding DMT family transporter — MSDATDTPIKAYAGAIFAIGFLSAMDAAMKAVSIDYGALSALAWRALIAAPIVGAAYLLTRKTWPDRQAMRLHLIRGALMVPMSFTFFWGLTYVPMAQAIALAFIAPLLAAILAGPILGEEVGKRILGGSALAFVGVSTILFGQSQMDLGREALLGSISILGSAMLYAFNMLLMRKQSQGSGPVEIAFFYFAVAGVGFWLVSLVVGIPPFPADEVQALLVATGLSIAGMLGLAWAYARATAAYLSTSEYSGFLWAALFGFLVFGEVPSLWTMAGAVAIVIGCWIAVRPEVIEHPMEAA, encoded by the coding sequence ATGTCCGATGCGACCGACACTCCGATCAAGGCCTATGCCGGCGCGATTTTCGCGATCGGCTTCCTGTCGGCGATGGACGCGGCGATGAAGGCGGTGAGCATCGACTATGGCGCCCTGTCCGCACTGGCATGGCGGGCGTTGATCGCGGCGCCGATCGTGGGCGCGGCCTATTTGCTCACCCGCAAGACCTGGCCCGATCGTCAGGCGATGCGGCTGCACCTGATCCGTGGCGCGCTGATGGTGCCGATGAGCTTCACCTTCTTTTGGGGCCTTACCTACGTGCCGATGGCGCAGGCGATCGCGCTGGCGTTCATCGCGCCGCTGCTCGCCGCCATCCTGGCGGGCCCGATCCTTGGTGAAGAGGTCGGCAAGCGAATTCTCGGCGGCTCGGCGCTCGCCTTCGTCGGCGTCAGCACCATTCTCTTCGGCCAGTCGCAGATGGACCTCGGGCGAGAGGCGCTGCTGGGCAGTATCTCGATCCTCGGCTCGGCCATGCTCTATGCCTTCAACATGCTGTTGATGCGCAAGCAGTCGCAGGGCTCGGGCCCGGTCGAAATCGCCTTTTTCTATTTCGCGGTGGCCGGTGTCGGCTTCTGGTTGGTCTCGCTGGTCGTCGGGATTCCTCCTTTCCCGGCTGACGAAGTGCAGGCGCTACTGGTCGCGACCGGCCTGTCGATCGCCGGCATGCTTGGGCTGGCTTGGGCCTATGCCCGCGCGACCGCCGCCTATCTCTCGACCAGCGAATATTCGGGCTTCCTGTGGGCGGCCCTGTTCGGATTTCTCGTATTCGGCGAGGTGCCGTCGCTCTGGACGATGGCGGGCGCCGTCGCCATCGTCATCGGCTGCTGGATCGCGGTCCGGCCCGAAGTGATCGAACATCCGATGGAGGCGGCCTGA
- a CDS encoding NAD(P)-binding protein, which yields MAGAVDYLVVGAGTSGLAFADTLLAEDPDAAIAIVDKHARPGGHWNDAYSFVRLHQPSTFYGVNSVELSRGTTDTDGLNKGFLELATGAEVSAYFERVMEKVLLPSGRVTYYPSHEYVGDDRIRSVLTGDEQVIDVRRKTVDSTYYGTTVPSTHTPKFEVEEGERLVPPNELPFLWKDGVPSHYAVLGGGKTAMDSVNFLLGQGVAPDSITWVRPRDAWWINRATVQPGIAHFETTFGAQAAMMEARAAASDVHDLFARYEKAGAMLRIDPEVTPTMFHFATAAPAEVTLSGSVKNVVRKGHVRSITAGVMRFDDGEVAVADDTLFVDCTAPAVTRRPTRPLFEDDRITLQMVRIPQPAFSAALTAFLEARFDSDEEKNSLARPIPLPDGLEGYPLVKMVDLLNQRAWTENEVVRRWLSTARLDGFGETMKSISQDDTQKMAILGRMRAASQPAFANLMRLVQLANEGG from the coding sequence GTGGCAGGCGCTGTCGACTATCTGGTCGTCGGCGCCGGTACTTCGGGTCTCGCCTTCGCCGACACGCTGCTCGCCGAAGACCCTGATGCCGCCATCGCCATCGTCGACAAACATGCGCGCCCGGGCGGGCACTGGAATGATGCCTACAGTTTCGTGCGGCTCCACCAGCCTTCCACTTTCTATGGTGTGAACTCGGTCGAGCTCAGCCGCGGGACGACCGATACGGACGGGCTCAACAAGGGATTTCTCGAACTCGCCACCGGCGCGGAAGTCTCGGCCTATTTCGAGCGGGTGATGGAAAAAGTCCTGCTGCCCAGCGGCCGGGTCACCTACTACCCCAGCCACGAATATGTCGGCGACGACCGCATCCGCTCGGTGTTGACCGGCGACGAGCAGGTGATCGACGTTCGTCGCAAGACGGTGGACTCCACCTACTACGGCACCACCGTCCCCTCGACCCACACGCCCAAGTTCGAAGTCGAGGAGGGCGAGCGGCTGGTCCCCCCGAACGAGCTGCCCTTCCTGTGGAAGGATGGGGTGCCAAGCCATTACGCCGTTCTCGGGGGTGGCAAGACGGCGATGGACAGCGTCAACTTCCTGCTCGGACAGGGCGTTGCTCCCGACTCCATCACCTGGGTCCGGCCACGCGATGCTTGGTGGATCAACCGCGCAACCGTCCAGCCGGGCATCGCGCATTTCGAGACAACCTTTGGGGCGCAGGCGGCGATGATGGAGGCGCGCGCGGCGGCAAGCGACGTGCACGACCTGTTCGCGCGCTACGAAAAGGCCGGCGCGATGCTCCGCATCGACCCTGAGGTCACTCCGACCATGTTCCATTTCGCGACGGCCGCGCCTGCAGAAGTCACGCTTTCGGGGAGCGTGAAGAACGTTGTCCGAAAGGGTCACGTTCGCTCGATCACCGCCGGCGTGATGCGCTTCGATGACGGTGAAGTCGCAGTCGCCGACGATACGCTGTTCGTGGATTGCACGGCGCCCGCCGTCACCCGTCGCCCCACCCGGCCGCTATTCGAGGATGACCGCATCACGCTCCAGATGGTGCGCATTCCACAGCCCGCCTTCAGCGCCGCACTGACCGCCTTCCTCGAGGCCCGCTTCGACAGCGACGAGGAGAAGAATTCGCTCGCACGCCCGATCCCGCTGCCCGACGGGCTCGAAGGCTATCCGCTCGTGAAGATGGTCGACCTGCTCAACCAGCGCGCCTGGACCGAAAACGAAGTCGTGCGCAGATGGCTTTCGACCGCGCGGCTCGACGGGTTCGGCGAGACCATGAAGTCGATTTCGCAGGACGATACGCAGAAGATGGCGATCCTTGGCCGCATGCGCGCCGCATCGCAGCCGGCATTCGCGAACCTCATGCGGCTGGTACAACTGGCCAACGAAGGGGGCTAG
- the ispG gene encoding flavodoxin-dependent (E)-4-hydroxy-3-methylbut-2-enyl-diphosphate synthase produces the protein MSEIRPWRTIERRKSRQIMVGNVPVGGDAPITVQTMTNTPTSDAKATIDQIRRCEEAGADIIRVSCPDTDSTAAMPEIVRAATIPIVADIHFHYKRALEAADAGAACLRINPGNIGSDDRVKEVIAAAKANGCAIRIGVNAGSLEKDLLEKYGEPCPDALVESAMDHIKILQDHDFHDYKVAVKASDTFLAVAAYSDLANQVDCPLHLGITEAGGLIGGTVKSAIGIGSLLWAGIGDTIRVSLSAEPEEEVRVGFEILKALGLRSRGVRVVSCPSCARQGFDVIRTVQTLEERLQHIKTPMSLSVLGCVVNGPGEARETDIGVTGGGNGSHMVYLSGLKDHHVQDADMIDHVVALVEKKAAEIEADMTDAGTPQAAE, from the coding sequence ATGTCGGAAATTCGCCCCTGGCGCACCATTGAGCGCCGCAAGTCTCGCCAGATCATGGTCGGTAACGTGCCGGTCGGGGGCGATGCGCCCATCACCGTGCAGACGATGACCAACACGCCGACCTCGGACGCGAAGGCGACAATCGACCAGATCCGTCGCTGCGAAGAGGCGGGCGCGGACATCATCCGCGTGTCCTGTCCCGACACGGACAGCACTGCGGCGATGCCCGAGATCGTGCGCGCCGCGACCATTCCGATTGTCGCCGACATCCACTTTCACTACAAGCGCGCGCTCGAGGCCGCGGACGCCGGCGCCGCCTGCCTGCGCATCAACCCGGGCAATATCGGCAGCGACGACCGCGTGAAGGAAGTGATCGCCGCGGCCAAAGCGAATGGCTGCGCAATCCGCATCGGCGTCAATGCCGGCAGCCTCGAAAAGGACCTGCTCGAGAAATATGGCGAGCCCTGTCCCGATGCACTGGTCGAAAGCGCAATGGACCATATCAAGATCCTGCAGGACCATGATTTTCACGACTACAAGGTTGCGGTGAAGGCGTCGGACACGTTTCTCGCGGTCGCGGCCTATTCGGACCTTGCCAACCAGGTCGATTGCCCGCTCCATCTCGGCATTACGGAGGCCGGCGGGCTGATCGGTGGGACGGTGAAGAGCGCGATCGGGATCGGTTCGCTGCTCTGGGCCGGGATCGGCGACACGATCCGCGTCTCCCTGTCGGCCGAGCCGGAAGAGGAAGTCCGCGTCGGGTTCGAAATCCTCAAAGCGCTGGGCCTGCGCTCGCGCGGCGTTCGGGTGGTCAGCTGCCCGTCCTGTGCGCGGCAGGGGTTCGACGTGATCCGCACCGTCCAGACGCTGGAGGAGCGGCTGCAGCACATCAAGACGCCGATGAGCCTCTCGGTGCTGGGCTGCGTGGTCAACGGGCCGGGTGAAGCGCGCGAGACCGACATCGGTGTGACCGGCGGCGGCAATGGCAGCCATATGGTCTACCTGTCGGGGCTCAAGGACCATCATGTGCAGGATGCCGACATGATCGACCATGTCGTCGCGCTGGTCGAAAAGAAGGCCGCCGAGATCGAGGCCGACATGACCGACGCGGGCACCCCGCAGGCCGCCGAATAG
- a CDS encoding SDR family oxidoreductase — translation MPTIVITGASRGIGKGLAKAYAADGWTVIATARRKADLEELSTIDGVEALPLDVADAGSRDAFVVKVGDRPVDVLLNNAGILDGGPGNVDDWQQSFLVNTIAPYLLSRALANNVAASDKKVIALMSSKVGSIDDNSGGGIVMYRSSKTAANMAFRCLEIDLADRGISTVILHPGWVQTDMGGENALIDVATSVAGLRERIAETNSDNSGRFVAYDGQPIAW, via the coding sequence ATGCCCACCATCGTCATCACCGGAGCGAGCCGCGGGATCGGCAAGGGATTGGCTAAGGCCTATGCTGCCGACGGCTGGACCGTCATCGCCACCGCGCGCCGCAAGGCCGACCTTGAGGAACTGTCCACGATCGACGGGGTGGAAGCGCTGCCCCTCGACGTCGCCGATGCGGGGTCGCGCGACGCGTTCGTCGTCAAGGTCGGCGACCGCCCGGTCGACGTCCTGCTCAACAATGCCGGCATTCTCGACGGCGGTCCCGGCAATGTCGACGACTGGCAGCAAAGCTTCCTTGTCAATACGATCGCACCCTATTTGCTCAGCCGCGCGCTGGCCAACAATGTCGCGGCCTCGGACAAGAAGGTGATCGCGCTCATGTCCTCGAAGGTCGGCTCGATCGACGACAATAGCGGCGGCGGGATTGTCATGTATCGAAGCTCCAAGACCGCTGCGAACATGGCGTTCCGCTGCCTGGAGATCGATCTGGCCGACCGCGGCATTTCGACCGTCATCCTCCACCCCGGCTGGGTCCAGACCGATATGGGCGGCGAGAATGCGTTGATCGATGTCGCGACCAGCGTCGCCGGCCTGCGCGAACGTATCGCGGAAACGAACAGCGACAATAGCGGGCGCTTCGTTGCCTATGACGGCCAACCCATCGCCTGGTAG
- a CDS encoding S1/P1 nuclease, protein MPNTFKIAFAAIAALAVFVAAPLKAYWEYGHETVAKIAFASVQPETRAELRRLMRQDALLQTPDCRANTIEAASYWPDCVKPYGDRYAYAFRWHFQNVDICKEFDLSGPCANGDCVAAQIERHARMLADRDLPDRVRLESLTFLVHFVGDLHQPLHAGDNDDLGGNRVSANYGLIGGRTNLHSIWDGFLAERAISTPPRGIDGWLSGLDAGEIDRIKSGDVVDWSREMWEQSRDVAYPTLIDADPCDGKVEGRPTLTEEDVQRLIPIARQNVVHGGLRLARLLDDAILRGEAPEYRRF, encoded by the coding sequence ATGCCGAATACGTTCAAGATCGCCTTCGCCGCGATCGCAGCCCTCGCCGTCTTCGTCGCCGCGCCGCTCAAGGCCTATTGGGAATATGGCCATGAAACGGTCGCCAAGATCGCCTTCGCGAGCGTCCAGCCCGAGACGCGCGCCGAGCTTCGCCGCCTCATGCGGCAGGACGCGCTGCTTCAGACTCCCGATTGCCGCGCCAATACGATCGAGGCCGCGTCTTACTGGCCCGACTGCGTCAAGCCTTATGGCGACCGCTACGCCTACGCCTTCCGCTGGCATTTCCAGAATGTCGACATCTGCAAGGAATTCGACCTGTCGGGCCCGTGCGCCAACGGCGATTGCGTCGCCGCGCAGATCGAGCGCCACGCGCGCATGCTCGCCGATCGCGACCTTCCCGACCGCGTGCGGCTCGAAAGCCTCACCTTTCTCGTCCATTTCGTCGGCGACCTTCACCAGCCGCTCCATGCCGGTGACAATGACGATCTTGGCGGCAACCGCGTATCTGCCAATTACGGACTAATCGGCGGGCGCACCAATCTTCACAGCATCTGGGATGGCTTCCTCGCCGAGCGTGCCATCTCCACCCCGCCGCGCGGGATCGATGGCTGGCTTTCGGGCCTGGACGCGGGCGAAATCGACCGGATCAAATCGGGCGATGTCGTCGACTGGAGCCGCGAGATGTGGGAGCAGTCGCGCGACGTCGCTTACCCCACGCTGATCGACGCTGACCCTTGCGACGGCAAGGTCGAGGGCCGGCCGACGCTGACCGAGGAAGACGTGCAGCGCCTCATCCCCATCGCACGGCAGAATGTGGTGCATGGCGGGCTGCGCCTCGCCCGCCTGCTCGACGATGCGATCCTGCGTGGCGAGGCGCCCGAATATCGCCGCTTCTAA
- a CDS encoding alpha/beta hydrolase — MISTILLSLAASTLDPIEVTIPGPEGDLAGTLVQPDEDGPAMILIPGSGPTDRNGDNPMGVKGKMYRQLADGLAAQGISTLLIDKRGMFGSADAVPNANAVTFGDYVTDVRGWMGLLEERGAECVWLAGHSEGSTVALLAAQDATGICGLVLISGAGSAILDIMRGQLARQLPPAMLESIDTAFAELKAGRTFDPEILPGPLHAMFGEDLQRFMISGYTLDPVGLLSNVDLPVIIVQGEEDLQVAVSEAEKLHAAAPESTLVLLDRVNHALKPVEPGEMAANVASYGDEGLAIDPRVAEMIAGYINAER, encoded by the coding sequence ATGATCTCGACAATTCTCCTCTCTCTAGCCGCCTCGACCCTCGACCCGATCGAGGTCACGATCCCCGGCCCCGAAGGCGACTTGGCGGGCACGCTCGTCCAACCCGACGAAGACGGTCCGGCGATGATCCTCATCCCGGGATCGGGCCCGACCGACCGCAACGGCGACAACCCGATGGGGGTCAAAGGCAAGATGTATCGCCAGCTCGCCGACGGGCTGGCGGCACAGGGCATCTCGACCCTGCTCATCGACAAGCGCGGCATGTTCGGATCGGCAGACGCCGTTCCCAATGCCAATGCCGTGACGTTCGGCGACTATGTCACCGATGTGCGTGGGTGGATGGGCCTGCTCGAGGAACGCGGCGCTGAGTGCGTGTGGCTCGCCGGGCATAGCGAGGGCAGCACCGTCGCCTTGCTTGCTGCGCAGGATGCGACCGGCATTTGCGGCCTCGTGCTTATTTCGGGCGCGGGCAGCGCCATTTTGGACATCATGCGCGGCCAGCTCGCGCGGCAGCTGCCTCCCGCGATGCTCGAGTCGATCGACACGGCATTCGCGGAATTGAAAGCGGGGCGGACGTTCGACCCGGAAATCCTTCCCGGGCCGTTGCACGCCATGTTCGGTGAAGATCTCCAGCGCTTCATGATCTCGGGCTACACGCTCGACCCTGTCGGGCTGCTGTCGAACGTCGATCTGCCCGTCATCATCGTCCAGGGCGAAGAAGATCTCCAGGTCGCGGTTTCAGAAGCAGAGAAGCTTCACGCCGCAGCGCCCGAGTCGACGCTGGTCCTGCTCGATCGCGTCAATCATGCGCTCAAACCCGTCGAACCGGGTGAAATGGCCGCCAATGTCGCAAGTTATGGCGACGAAGGGCTCGCGATCGATCCGCGCGTCGCGGAGATGATCGCCGGCTATATCAACGCCGAGCGTTAG
- a CDS encoding toxin-antitoxin system HicB family antitoxin — MATKRKAFPLRVDPDLWSAVERLAATELRSANAEVEILLREALKARGIKLDPPGPPPKRGRPPKKD; from the coding sequence ATGGCCACCAAGCGAAAAGCATTTCCCCTCCGCGTCGACCCGGACCTGTGGTCCGCTGTCGAGCGGCTGGCGGCGACCGAGCTCCGCTCGGCCAACGCGGAGGTGGAAATCCTGCTGCGCGAGGCGCTCAAGGCACGCGGCATAAAGCTGGACCCGCCTGGGCCACCGCCCAAGCGCGGACGACCGCCCAAGAAGGACTAA
- a CDS encoding SPFH domain-containing protein encodes MNERGVTLIASDERQASTNSGYPMLLVALILIAAQVWLVSRLARDIVEPSFLTVAPVILIPVAFLFVIVGFYMLQPNQAAVITLFGSYKGTDRKDGLRWVLPWLMRHKVSVRAHNFISDKIKVNDLRGNPIEMAAQIVWRVVDTAQATFDVDDFKEFVRVQVEAAIRTIGARYPYDDFESDDITLRGHIDEVGVELLAELRERLVVAGITVDECGFTHLAYAHEIAGAMLRRQQAQAVVAARQTLVEGAVGMVEQALADLSKRDVVELDDERRAAMVSNLMVVLCGERDTQPVVNAGSLYT; translated from the coding sequence ATGAACGAACGTGGCGTCACGCTGATTGCGAGCGACGAGCGCCAGGCCTCTACCAACAGCGGATATCCGATGTTGCTGGTGGCGCTCATCCTGATCGCGGCGCAGGTCTGGCTGGTCAGCCGTCTTGCGCGCGACATCGTCGAGCCGTCCTTCCTGACAGTAGCCCCGGTGATCCTGATCCCGGTCGCGTTCCTGTTCGTGATCGTCGGCTTCTACATGCTGCAGCCCAACCAGGCGGCGGTGATCACCCTGTTCGGCAGCTACAAGGGCACCGACCGCAAGGACGGTCTGCGCTGGGTGTTGCCGTGGCTGATGCGGCACAAGGTGTCGGTGCGCGCACACAACTTCATCTCAGACAAGATCAAGGTGAACGATTTGCGCGGCAACCCGATCGAAATGGCGGCACAGATCGTGTGGCGCGTGGTTGATACCGCGCAGGCGACCTTCGACGTCGACGACTTCAAGGAATTTGTCCGCGTGCAGGTCGAGGCGGCGATCCGTACCATCGGTGCGCGCTACCCCTATGACGACTTCGAAAGCGACGACATCACGCTGCGCGGTCACATCGATGAGGTCGGCGTGGAATTGCTCGCCGAGCTTCGCGAGCGACTGGTCGTTGCCGGGATCACCGTCGACGAATGCGGCTTCACCCATCTTGCCTATGCCCACGAAATCGCGGGTGCGATGCTTCGTCGCCAGCAGGCCCAGGCGGTCGTCGCCGCGCGCCAGACGCTGGTCGAAGGCGCGGTCGGGATGGTCGAGCAGGCGCTTGCCGACCTGTCGAAGCGCGACGTGGTCGAACTCGATGACGAGCGGCGCGCGGCGATGGTCTCGAACCTGATGGTCGTCCTGTGCGGCGAACGCGACACCCAGCCCGTCGTCAACGCCGGCAGCCTGTACACCTGA
- a CDS encoding isoaspartyl peptidase/L-asparaginase family protein, which translates to MSWTLMIHGGAGSMRRGKLDPGQETAARAGLSDALAAGEELLAKGASALDAVEAAARVLEEDPAFNAGRGSVLAHDGHVECDAAIMEGKDRRAGAVAGLRTTRAPITAARRVLDSSPHVLMGRGGAEEFALEQGLEQVPNTWFVTPERRRQLDELLAKGSDAFDAEIKYGTIGAVAVDSDGHVAAATSTGGLTAKRWGRIGDSPLIGAGTYADDRAAAVSATGLGEIFIRAAAAHEVCARLRFCGDDLQQTLDKVLADIGDMGGTGGMIAVRPDGTAAWSYTTPAMYRGRVGADGERTVSVFGDED; encoded by the coding sequence ATGAGCTGGACCCTGATGATTCATGGCGGTGCGGGATCGATGCGCCGCGGCAAACTCGACCCCGGGCAGGAAACAGCGGCGCGCGCCGGCCTCTCCGATGCGCTCGCGGCGGGCGAAGAGCTGCTCGCCAAGGGCGCAAGCGCGCTCGACGCGGTCGAAGCGGCCGCGCGCGTGCTCGAGGAAGATCCGGCCTTCAATGCCGGGCGCGGCAGCGTGCTCGCGCATGACGGTCATGTCGAATGCGATGCCGCGATCATGGAGGGCAAGGACCGCCGCGCCGGCGCGGTCGCGGGCCTTCGCACCACGCGCGCGCCAATCACCGCCGCGCGGCGCGTGCTCGACAGCAGCCCGCACGTCCTCATGGGTCGCGGCGGGGCGGAAGAATTCGCGCTCGAGCAAGGACTTGAGCAGGTCCCCAACACCTGGTTCGTCACGCCCGAGCGCCGTCGCCAGCTCGACGAATTGCTCGCCAAGGGCAGCGACGCGTTCGATGCCGAGATCAAATATGGCACGATCGGCGCGGTCGCGGTCGACAGCGACGGCCACGTCGCCGCCGCCACTTCGACAGGTGGGCTCACTGCCAAGCGCTGGGGGCGGATCGGCGACAGCCCGCTGATCGGCGCGGGCACCTATGCCGACGATCGCGCGGCTGCCGTCTCGGCAACAGGTCTGGGCGAGATCTTCATCCGCGCCGCCGCCGCGCACGAGGTTTGCGCGCGCCTGCGTTTTTGCGGCGATGACCTGCAGCAGACGCTCGATAAAGTCCTTGCCGATATCGGTGACATGGGCGGCACCGGCGGCATGATCGCCGTTCGCCCCGACGGCACGGCTGCGTGGAGCTATACGACCCCGGCCATGTATCGCGGGCGGGTGGGCGCCGATGGCGAGCGGACCGTGTCGGTGTTCGGGGACGAAGATTAG
- a CDS encoding GNAT family N-acetyltransferase: MADPDPELLAKIAPGVSSVDAAAWDALTSDPLTSHAFLSLLESSGSVGEGTGWSPTPILIEQADQQTDAVPAYLKSHSQGEYIFDHSWADAFERAGGRYYPKLLVAVPFTPCPGPRLLGPDKNAMLAAIEAVTSQNGLSSAHINFIEGDDLEAAEARGWLIRDGLQFHWRNDGYDSFDDFLAACSSRKRKTMRRERAQAAEGLEIATLRGAQIDAEAVEAMWGFYQDTGSRKWGMPYLTRAFFDGMVEALGDRLLLFLARRDGTPIAGALNIVGEDTLYGRYWGCNEDVPFLHFELSYYRAIDFAIEHGLSTVQAGAQGEHKVARGYRPVITKSAHFIPDTGFREAVAKYLVGERQAVAAEAAWFESKLPFKR; the protein is encoded by the coding sequence ATGGCCGACCCCGACCCTGAATTGCTCGCCAAGATCGCGCCCGGCGTCTCCTCCGTCGACGCCGCGGCGTGGGACGCCCTCACGAGCGACCCGCTCACCAGCCACGCCTTCCTCTCGCTGTTGGAAAGCTCGGGCAGCGTGGGCGAAGGCACCGGCTGGTCTCCTACACCCATCCTCATCGAACAGGCCGATCAGCAAACCGACGCTGTGCCCGCCTACCTCAAAAGCCACAGCCAGGGCGAATACATCTTCGACCATAGCTGGGCCGATGCGTTCGAGCGGGCGGGCGGTCGCTACTACCCCAAGCTCCTCGTTGCGGTCCCCTTCACCCCATGCCCCGGCCCGCGCCTTCTCGGCCCCGACAAGAACGCGATGCTCGCCGCGATCGAAGCGGTGACCAGCCAGAACGGCCTGTCGAGCGCGCATATCAATTTCATCGAGGGCGACGATCTCGAGGCAGCCGAAGCGCGCGGCTGGCTGATCCGCGACGGGCTGCAGTTCCATTGGCGCAATGACGGCTACGACAGCTTCGACGATTTTCTCGCCGCCTGTTCGAGCCGCAAGCGCAAGACCATGCGCCGCGAACGGGCGCAGGCGGCCGAGGGGCTGGAGATCGCAACGCTGCGCGGCGCCCAAATCGATGCCGAAGCGGTCGAGGCGATGTGGGGTTTCTACCAGGACACGGGCAGCCGCAAGTGGGGCATGCCCTACCTCACCCGCGCGTTCTTCGACGGCATGGTCGAAGCGCTCGGCGACCGCCTCCTCCTGTTTCTCGCGCGCCGCGACGGCACACCGATCGCGGGCGCACTAAATATCGTCGGCGAGGACACGCTTTACGGCCGCTACTGGGGGTGCAACGAAGACGTGCCCTTCCTCCACTTCGAGCTGAGCTACTATCGCGCTATCGATTTTGCGATCGAGCACGGGCTGTCGACCGTCCAGGCGGGCGCACAAGGCGAGCACAAGGTCGCGCGCGGCTATCGGCCGGTCATCACAAAATCGGCACACTTCATACCCGACACCGGCTTCCGGGAGGCAGTGGCCAAGTATCTTGTCGGAGAGCGGCAGGCGGTCGCTGCCGAAGCTGCCTGGTTCGAGAGCAAGCTGCCCTTCAAGCGCTAA
- a CDS encoding glycerophosphodiester phosphodiesterase family protein, producing the protein MGFAHRGLHDDRIPENSLASFEAAMALGAGIESDLQLSGCGTAMVFHDRDGQRLCGQRAAVGDSDVATMRDWRLKGTDQAPHTLADMLDLVAGRVPLLLEMKEEHRNGERIAAATLAALHGYDGPVGVMSFSARAMRFVRKTAPDVRRGLVFSGRDVALRRFDKLQRAQPDFIAAKVTVIHKAWARALRGRMPLYSWTARTPADAAKVAKCADAPIWEGDGRPRP; encoded by the coding sequence ATGGGGTTCGCGCATCGCGGGCTCCATGACGACCGCATTCCCGAAAACAGCCTCGCGTCATTCGAGGCCGCGATGGCGCTCGGCGCGGGGATCGAAAGCGATCTCCAGCTGTCGGGCTGCGGCACTGCGATGGTCTTCCACGACCGCGACGGACAGCGGCTGTGCGGCCAGCGTGCCGCCGTTGGCGACAGCGATGTCGCGACGATGCGCGATTGGCGGCTGAAGGGCACCGACCAGGCGCCCCACACGCTCGCCGACATGCTCGACCTCGTCGCCGGGCGCGTGCCGCTGCTGCTCGAGATGAAGGAGGAGCATCGCAATGGCGAGCGCATCGCCGCCGCCACGCTCGCCGCGCTTCACGGCTATGACGGCCCCGTCGGCGTGATGAGCTTTTCCGCCCGCGCGATGCGCTTCGTGCGCAAGACCGCGCCTGACGTGCGCCGCGGCTTGGTCTTCTCGGGCCGCGACGTCGCGCTGCGCCGTTTCGACAAGCTGCAGCGCGCGCAGCCCGACTTCATCGCCGCCAAGGTCACCGTCATCCACAAGGCGTGGGCACGCGCTTTGCGCGGACGGATGCCGCTGTACAGCTGGACCGCGCGCACGCCTGCCGATGCAGCGAAGGTGGCGAAGTGCGCCGACGCCCCCATATGGGAAGGCGATGGCCGACCCCGACCCTGA
- a CDS encoding RidA family protein, with product MSIEEKLAEKGIILPEAAAPVASYLPAVEAGGFLHISGQISMREDKSLITGTLGEDLNVEAGQDAARRCGIMLLAQMKAALGSLDRVERVVKLGGFVNSSADFVDQPKVVNGASDLMFEAFGEAGRHARSAVGVNTLPLGVAVEVDAIVKVRD from the coding sequence ATGAGCATCGAAGAAAAACTTGCCGAAAAAGGCATCATCCTTCCCGAGGCCGCTGCGCCGGTCGCATCCTATCTTCCCGCCGTCGAGGCCGGGGGCTTCCTCCACATTTCGGGCCAGATCTCGATGCGCGAGGACAAGAGCCTGATCACCGGCACGCTGGGCGAAGACCTCAATGTCGAGGCGGGCCAGGACGCCGCGCGCCGTTGCGGCATCATGCTGCTTGCGCAGATGAAGGCTGCACTGGGCTCGCTCGATCGCGTCGAGCGGGTTGTGAAGCTGGGCGGGTTCGTCAATTCGAGCGCCGACTTCGTCGACCAGCCCAAGGTGGTCAACGGCGCCTCGGACCTGATGTTCGAAGCGTTCGGCGAGGCGGGGCGTCACGCCCGTTCGGCGGTCGGCGTCAACACGCTCCCGCTCGGCGTCGCGGTCGAAGTCGATGCGATCGTCAAGGTCCGCGACTGA